A genomic region of Stenotrophomonas sp. NA06056 contains the following coding sequences:
- a CDS encoding ESPR-type extended signal peptide-containing protein has translation MNRIYRRIWCTARQCWIVASELATARGKRAASSGAIVLPVVASTLMAFSAAAENMPVEEDESAEVAAYLSPKGFNSFGAIPFGIGVRRDDAMGIAAAPIYTQVALTSDYSYRNSTINGDLLLMLGSRSSMTGNRSVAYGSVITANGDNNTAIGYGVDITRGGYATGVGAHAIASGIGTTALGNNAKAYSENSIAIGSGSRTVESHAGVARIAIGGNAFAGTAGYSGAVALGGNARAEYNGVAIGHHAKALAVGSVALGLNSEATESNSVSVGSSSTKRRVVNVADARLSTTSTDAVTGKQLHATNQNVTTATNTANAAKTTADQALVNTRLVTQTSASSAVRVGGDNTGTQLDIRNRSNANRKLTGVADATLSTTSTEAVTGKQLHATNTAVTTAQTTATAAKTAADNALGQVTTVAGLVGQVSASGNVRLGAQNTGTVLDVANKNGAARRISNVANATLSASSTDAVTGQQLHATNTAVTTAQTTATAAKTTADNALGQVTTVAGLVGQVSASGNVRLGAQNTGTVLDVANKNGAARRISNVANATLSASSTDAVTGQQLHATNTAVTTAQTTATAAKTTADNALGQVTTVAGLVGQVSATGNLRLGAQNTGTVLDVANKNGAARRISNVANATLSASSTEAVTGQQLHATNTAVTTAQSTATAAKTAADSAISQVGTVAGLVGQVSASGQVRLGAENTGTVLDVSNKNGARRRIQNIANGILGASSTDAVTGQQLFATNERVGSAETRNEAQDLQLVDHADRLADHRVDLDRLRADFDGFEPDLEGVVKFNAERTLVDLEGAVVKGVGPGDISSAASTDAVNGGQLFATNARIEQMEQGSRFLQVGYDEFSEDASAGWLGVAIGDSAESSPTGEGGTAVGSFSKALGVNSVALGRASWVVEEATEGFALGSSSHVQASGGVALGARAVVGADAEGAVALGYGAIADEANTVSVGTKGRQRRIVNVGRGHAENDVVAVAQLRESLATLGGGAGLDASGNIIAPTYAIQGSNHNTVGDALTALDGAVVVTDARVGSLEGKLRSAFQDTGIRADGLNQLTLSGAQGAVLTNLADGRIAAGSRDAVTGSQLHDAKQEIARNRSDLDALRDSQVTGNDLARLSAAETGSVIDFGGATLTGVADGELSAGSKDVVNGRQLYATNQRMDGLEQGSRFMKVGYDDLSIDASAGWLGVAIGDSAESSPTGEGGTAVGSFSKAFGTNSVALGRAAYVTATAMDGFALGASSHVQANGGIALGGRSVVEAGAAGAVALGHASIADEANTVSIGTKGRQRRIVNVANGRNAQDATTVAQLNATLATLGGGAHIDSNGNIIGPHFTVQGQQQSTLNDALQSLDGAVTSQGSRVDKVETQLRSVFQDTTTRSDGLNQLTLAGAQGMVISNVANGRVAAGSRDAVNGGQLHDVQQQLNGRMDGLEQRIDGQPQARVAANAAGAPEAPTPPAETPTVVDAGKAPNATPETPKEPTPQVDTADLEKMLARANEYSDGISREVDRRLDKMDKRFNRMAAMSSAQSAMAMNTAGLSTYNRLGAGVGYSDGESAMAVGYQRVLNEKGSATFSLNGAFTNSGERTVGVGVGIGW, from the coding sequence ATGAACAGAATCTATCGTCGTATCTGGTGCACTGCGCGGCAGTGCTGGATCGTTGCAAGTGAGCTGGCCACGGCACGCGGCAAGCGTGCCGCCTCATCCGGCGCAATCGTGCTGCCGGTTGTCGCATCGACCTTGATGGCATTCTCCGCGGCGGCCGAAAACATGCCCGTCGAAGAGGATGAGAGTGCCGAGGTGGCGGCGTATCTTTCCCCGAAAGGATTCAATAGCTTCGGCGCGATTCCGTTCGGAATTGGGGTGCGAAGGGATGACGCAATGGGAATTGCGGCTGCGCCGATCTACACGCAGGTGGCACTGACATCAGACTACTCCTACAGGAATTCCACCATCAATGGGGACCTGTTGTTGATGCTGGGATCGCGGTCTTCCATGACCGGGAATCGATCGGTTGCATACGGCAGCGTCATTACCGCAAATGGCGACAACAACACGGCAATCGGCTATGGCGTGGATATCACGCGAGGCGGCTACGCAACGGGTGTCGGCGCTCATGCCATTGCCAGTGGGATTGGAACCACTGCGCTCGGCAACAATGCCAAAGCCTACTCGGAGAACTCCATCGCTATTGGTAGTGGCTCGCGAACGGTGGAGAGTCACGCAGGGGTCGCGCGGATAGCCATCGGCGGGAATGCCTTTGCAGGTACTGCCGGATACTCGGGTGCGGTGGCCCTCGGCGGGAACGCTCGCGCTGAGTACAACGGCGTCGCCATTGGCCATCACGCCAAGGCGTTGGCGGTCGGAAGCGTTGCGCTGGGGCTGAATTCGGAGGCAACCGAATCCAACTCGGTATCGGTCGGTAGCAGCAGCACGAAGCGCCGGGTCGTCAACGTGGCAGATGCCCGTCTGTCCACCACCAGTACCGATGCAGTAACCGGCAAGCAGCTCCATGCCACCAACCAGAACGTCACCACCGCGACCAATACGGCCAATGCCGCGAAGACCACTGCCGACCAGGCACTGGTCAACACGCGACTGGTCACCCAGACCTCGGCCAGCAGCGCCGTACGCGTGGGCGGTGACAACACCGGCACCCAGCTGGATATCCGCAACAGGTCCAACGCCAACCGCAAGCTGACCGGCGTGGCCGACGCCACCCTCAGCACCACCAGCACTGAAGCGGTCACCGGCAAGCAGCTGCATGCCACCAACACCGCAGTGACCACGGCGCAGACCACCGCCACCGCGGCAAAGACCGCAGCGGATAACGCACTGGGCCAGGTGACCACCGTGGCCGGTCTGGTCGGGCAGGTCTCCGCCAGCGGCAATGTGCGCTTGGGCGCGCAGAACACCGGCACCGTGCTGGATGTAGCCAACAAGAATGGTGCTGCCCGCCGCATCAGCAACGTGGCCAATGCCACGCTCAGTGCATCCAGCACCGATGCCGTGACCGGTCAGCAGCTGCATGCCACCAACACAGCGGTGACCACCGCGCAGACCACCGCAACCGCCGCGAAGACGACCGCAGACAATGCCCTGGGTCAGGTGACCACCGTGGCCGGTCTGGTCGGACAGGTTTCTGCCAGCGGCAATGTGCGCCTCGGCGCGCAGAACACCGGCACCGTGCTGGATGTGGCCAACAAGAATGGTGCTGCCCGCCGTATCAGCAATGTGGCCAATGCCACGCTCAGTGCCTCCAGCACCGATGCCGTGACCGGTCAGCAGCTGCATGCCACCAACACGGCGGTGACCACCGCGCAGACCACCGCAACTGCCGCGAAGACGACCGCAGACAATGCCCTGGGTCAGGTGACCACCGTGGCCGGTCTGGTCGGGCAGGTGTCCGCGACCGGAAATTTACGCTTGGGTGCGCAGAACACCGGCACCGTGCTGGATGTAGCCAACAAGAATGGTGCTGCCCGCCGCATCAGCAATGTGGCCAACGCCACGCTCAGTGCCTCCAGCACCGAGGCCGTGACCGGTCAGCAGCTGCATGCCACCAACACGGCGGTGACCACCGCGCAGTCCACTGCAACTGCCGCGAAGACGGCGGCGGACAGCGCCATCAGCCAGGTAGGTACCGTGGCCGGTCTGGTCGGGCAGGTGTCGGCCAGCGGCCAGGTTCGCCTGGGCGCCGAGAACACCGGCACCGTACTGGACGTGTCCAACAAGAACGGCGCGCGCCGCCGCATCCAGAACATCGCCAACGGCATCCTGGGCGCATCGAGCACCGATGCGGTGACCGGTCAGCAGCTGTTTGCCACCAACGAGCGCGTAGGCTCGGCAGAGACGCGGAACGAGGCCCAGGATCTGCAGTTGGTGGATCATGCTGATCGTCTGGCTGATCATCGCGTGGATCTGGACCGCTTGCGCGCCGACTTCGATGGCTTCGAACCGGATCTGGAAGGTGTGGTGAAGTTCAACGCCGAGCGGACCTTGGTGGATCTCGAGGGGGCCGTGGTGAAGGGAGTTGGACCTGGGGATATCAGCTCGGCTGCCAGTACGGATGCGGTGAACGGTGGGCAGTTGTTTGCCACCAATGCCCGGATCGAGCAGATGGAGCAGGGTAGTCGCTTCCTGCAGGTTGGCTACGACGAGTTCAGTGAGGATGCGTCGGCTGGGTGGTTGGGTGTCGCCATCGGGGATTCCGCAGAGTCGTCACCGACTGGTGAAGGTGGCACCGCTGTGGGCAGTTTCTCGAAAGCGCTTGGTGTTAACTCGGTTGCGTTGGGGCGGGCTTCGTGGGTGGTAGAAGAGGCAACCGAGGGTTTCGCGCTAGGTTCTAGCTCGCACGTTCAGGCTAGTGGGGGCGTTGCCTTGGGAGCTCGTGCAGTTGTTGGCGCTGACGCAGAAGGTGCTGTAGCCCTTGGGTATGGGGCAATCGCTGACGAGGCGAATACGGTTTCTGTTGGGACAAAGGGGCGGCAACGCCGGATCGTAAATGTGGGTCGAGGCCACGCTGAGAATGACGTAGTTGCAGTTGCACAACTCAGGGAGTCTCTGGCAACCCTTGGAGGTGGTGCCGGCCTCGATGCCAGTGGCAACATCATCGCGCCCACCTACGCGATTCAGGGGAGCAACCACAACACCGTCGGCGATGCGCTGACCGCGCTGGATGGTGCGGTGGTTGTGACCGATGCGCGGGTCGGCTCGCTGGAAGGCAAGCTGCGCTCGGCATTCCAGGACACCGGGATCCGCGCTGATGGTTTGAACCAACTCACGCTGTCCGGCGCACAGGGTGCGGTGCTGACCAATCTGGCTGATGGTCGAATCGCAGCGGGCAGTCGCGATGCAGTGACGGGTAGCCAGTTGCACGATGCCAAGCAGGAGATCGCCCGCAATCGCAGCGATCTGGATGCGCTGCGCGACTCTCAGGTGACGGGTAACGATCTTGCACGCTTGTCTGCGGCTGAGACAGGGAGCGTAATTGACTTCGGCGGCGCGACACTGACCGGCGTAGCGGATGGCGAGCTGTCCGCAGGAAGCAAGGATGTTGTGAATGGCCGGCAGCTGTACGCCACCAACCAGCGCATGGATGGCCTTGAGCAGGGAAGCCGCTTCATGAAGGTCGGCTATGACGATCTGAGCATTGATGCATCGGCGGGCTGGCTGGGTGTGGCTATCGGCGATTCCGCGGAATCTTCCCCGACTGGCGAAGGTGGCACTGCTGTGGGGAGTTTCTCCAAGGCGTTTGGAACGAATTCAGTGGCATTGGGGCGTGCGGCCTATGTCACTGCGACGGCGATGGATGGCTTTGCTTTGGGTGCTAGTTCGCATGTTCAGGCTAACGGAGGCATCGCACTTGGTGGCAGGTCTGTGGTGGAAGCGGGTGCGGCGGGAGCCGTTGCGCTGGGTCACGCTTCCATTGCGGATGAAGCCAATACTGTTTCCATAGGCACCAAAGGACGGCAGCGCCGCATCGTAAACGTAGCCAACGGCCGCAACGCCCAGGATGCCACCACCGTCGCCCAACTCAACGCCACCCTCGCCACCCTAGGCGGCGGCGCTCACATCGACAGCAACGGCAACATCATCGGCCCGCACTTCACCGTCCAGGGCCAGCAGCAGTCCACGCTCAACGATGCACTGCAGTCGCTTGATGGCGCTGTCACCAGCCAGGGCTCGCGCGTGGACAAGGTGGAAACCCAGCTCCGCTCCGTCTTCCAGGACACCACCACCCGCAGCGACGGTCTGAACCAGCTCACCCTGGCCGGTGCACAGGGCATGGTCATCTCCAACGTGGCCAACGGCCGGGTGGCTGCCGGTAGCCGCGACGCCGTCAACGGCGGCCAGCTGCACGACGTGCAGCAGCAGCTCAACGGCCGCATGGACGGGCTGGAGCAGCGCATCGACGGCCAGCCGCAGGCACGCGTTGCCGCCAACGCCGCCGGTGCACCCGAGGCCCCCACGCCGCCGGCCGAAACGCCGACCGTGGTTGATGCCGGCAAGGCCCCCAACGCCACGCCGGAAACCCCGAAGGAGCCGACCCCGCAGGTCGACACCGCCGATCTGGAAAAGATGCTCGCCCGCGCCAACGAGTACAGCGATGGCATCTCGCGCGAGGTGGATCGTCGCCTGGACAAGATGGACAAGCGCTTCAACCGCATGGCGGCGATGAGCAGCGCGCAGAGTGCGATGGCCATGAACACCGCCGGCCTGAGCACCTACAACCGCCTGGGTGCGGGCGTGGGCTACAGCGATGGCGAATCGGCCATGGCGGTGGGCTACCAGCGCGTGCTCAACGAAAAGGGCTCTGCCACCTTCAGCCTAAATGGCGCGTTCACCAACAGTGGCGAACGCACCGTGGGCGTGGGTGTGGGCATCGGCTGGTAA